In one Desulfoferula mesophila genomic region, the following are encoded:
- a CDS encoding PDC sensor domain-containing protein has translation MSDPGLKPRWLRLRARFVIFVLSGVAVVATAMALISHWEASSALLESSQEQLLDLASAQAGELARRLVKVSAPALDLAVTLEEVGVSGEAMARRLLSQNLVANPRVYGMALALAPYSFASDRRAFSVYAYRSPQGLKVIDLDSPAYDYPSQNWYLVPTLLGHGVWSEPYFDEGGGDILMSTFSAPMVKKGQVLGVVTADVDLGYLGREVRSLAVSEGGYAFLITRQGTFLAGPKDELVMRQSIFSLAEEMHSAELRQLGRRMVRGAKGVLRIKDPISKRDAWLAYAPVKGVGWSYGVVAPEDAVLAPVKNLTRHQMYFALGGLGLMGIVVFLMVVGLTKPVKLLTHGAKRLAGGDLLTRVTGIRPGDEVGELAHTFNTMAGDLHAHVEELKRKKQQLEDSLHRIELLENIENTLSKFVPASVKARIDEAPEAPDLNKRETDVSVLFLDVAGYTKMSEQVTGEDMNFLIERYFSSFLDDIYQNHGDINETAGDGLMIIFQDDDPVQHAVNAVNTALAVERKVAKVNQELAGRFQPVRVNIGVNSGTALVGSSRFEGLAGTRWTFTASGSVTNNAARIGALATEGKIFIGPETARRVGDRFEIAGIGPQRLKNVAEPLEVFQVLGARPA, from the coding sequence ATGAGCGATCCAGGACTGAAACCGCGCTGGCTGCGCCTCAGGGCTCGCTTCGTCATCTTCGTGCTCAGCGGGGTGGCGGTGGTGGCCACGGCCATGGCCCTGATCAGCCATTGGGAGGCCTCCTCGGCCCTCCTGGAGTCCAGCCAGGAGCAGCTGCTGGATCTGGCCTCGGCCCAGGCGGGGGAGTTGGCCCGGCGTCTGGTCAAGGTCAGCGCCCCGGCCCTGGACCTGGCGGTGACCCTGGAGGAGGTGGGCGTTTCCGGCGAGGCCATGGCCCGCCGCCTGCTCAGCCAAAACCTGGTGGCCAACCCCCGGGTCTACGGCATGGCCCTGGCCCTGGCCCCCTACTCCTTCGCCTCGGACCGGCGCGCCTTTTCCGTCTATGCCTATCGCTCGCCCCAGGGCCTCAAGGTCATCGACCTGGACAGCCCGGCCTATGACTACCCCAGCCAAAACTGGTATCTGGTGCCCACCCTGCTGGGCCATGGCGTGTGGAGCGAGCCCTATTTCGACGAGGGCGGCGGCGACATCCTGATGTCCACCTTCTCCGCGCCCATGGTGAAAAAGGGCCAGGTGCTGGGAGTGGTCACCGCCGACGTGGACCTGGGCTATTTGGGCCGGGAGGTGCGCTCCCTGGCGGTCAGCGAAGGGGGCTACGCCTTTTTGATAACCCGCCAGGGCACTTTCCTGGCCGGCCCCAAGGACGAACTGGTCATGCGCCAAAGCATCTTCTCCCTGGCCGAGGAGATGCACAGCGCCGAGCTGCGCCAACTGGGGCGGCGCATGGTGCGGGGGGCCAAGGGGGTGCTCCGGATCAAGGACCCCATTAGCAAGCGGGACGCCTGGTTGGCCTATGCCCCGGTAAAGGGGGTGGGCTGGAGCTACGGGGTGGTGGCCCCGGAAGACGCGGTGCTGGCCCCGGTGAAAAATCTGACCCGCCACCAGATGTATTTCGCGCTGGGCGGCCTGGGGCTCATGGGCATCGTGGTGTTTCTCATGGTGGTGGGGCTGACCAAGCCGGTGAAGCTGCTCACCCACGGAGCCAAGCGCCTGGCCGGGGGGGATCTCCTGACCAGGGTGACCGGCATCCGCCCCGGCGACGAGGTGGGCGAGCTGGCCCACACCTTCAACACCATGGCCGGAGACCTGCACGCCCACGTGGAGGAGCTCAAGCGCAAAAAGCAGCAGCTGGAAGACAGCCTGCACCGCATCGAGCTATTGGAGAACATCGAGAACACCCTGAGCAAGTTCGTGCCCGCCTCGGTGAAGGCGCGCATCGACGAGGCCCCCGAGGCCCCGGACCTGAACAAACGAGAAACCGACGTGTCAGTGCTGTTTTTGGACGTGGCCGGCTACACCAAGATGAGCGAGCAGGTGACCGGCGAGGACATGAACTTCTTGATCGAGCGCTACTTCTCCAGTTTCCTGGACGACATCTACCAGAACCACGGCGATATCAACGAGACCGCCGGGGACGGGCTGATGATCATCTTCCAGGACGACGACCCGGTGCAACACGCGGTGAACGCGGTGAACACCGCCCTGGCCGTGGAGCGCAAGGTGGCCAAGGTGAACCAGGAGTTGGCCGGGCGTTTCCAGCCGGTGCGGGTCAACATCGGGGTCAACTCGGGCACCGCGCTGGTGGGCAGCTCGCGCTTCGAGGGCCTTGCGGGCACCCGCTGGACCTTCACCGCCAGCGGCTCGGTGACCAACAACGCGGCGCGCATCGGCGCCCTGGCCACCGAGGGCAAGATCTTCATCGGACCGGAGACCGCCCGGCGGGTGGGGGACCGCTTCGAGATCGCCGGCATCGGCCCCCAACGCCTGAAAAACGTGGCCGAGCCCTTGGAGGTGTTCCAGGTCTTGGGCGCCAGGCCGGCCTAG
- the msrA gene encoding peptide-methionine (S)-S-oxide reductase MsrA, with protein MSGKRVNQHWLWAVILAASVLLGASAMGKDMSSEQGKTATATFAGGCFWCMEPPFDKLPGVISTTSGYTGGTVKDPTYEEVSAGGTGHAEALEVVYDPSKITYAQLLDVFWRNIDPTVKDRQFCDVGNQYRTAIFYHDDEQKRLALESKQRLEKSGKLGAVYTEIVPAGPFYPAEDYHQDYYQKNPIRYKYYRWSCGRDQRLEELWGK; from the coding sequence ATGAGCGGGAAACGAGTAAACCAGCACTGGCTGTGGGCCGTGATTCTGGCTGCCAGCGTGTTGTTGGGCGCCTCGGCCATGGGGAAGGATATGAGCAGCGAACAAGGCAAGACGGCGACGGCCACCTTCGCGGGCGGTTGCTTTTGGTGCATGGAGCCGCCCTTTGACAAACTGCCCGGGGTAATCTCCACCACCTCGGGCTACACCGGCGGCACGGTGAAAGATCCCACTTACGAGGAGGTGTCGGCCGGGGGCACCGGCCACGCCGAGGCCTTGGAGGTAGTCTACGATCCGTCCAAGATTACCTACGCCCAGTTGTTGGATGTGTTCTGGCGCAACATCGACCCCACGGTGAAGGACCGCCAGTTCTGCGACGTGGGCAATCAGTACCGCACGGCCATCTTCTATCACGACGATGAGCAGAAGCGCCTGGCTCTGGAGTCCAAGCAGCGCCTGGAGAAGAGCGGCAAGCTGGGGGCTGTCTACACGGAGATAGTCCCCGCCGGGCCGTTTTACCCGGCCGAGGACTATCACCAGGACTATTACCAGAAGAACCCCATCCGCTATAAGTATTACCGCTGGAGCTGCGGCCGCGACCAGCGCCTGGAGGAGTTGTGGGGCAAGTAA
- the cobO gene encoding cob(I)yrinic acid a,c-diamide adenosyltransferase produces the protein MAERKGLVMVNTGDGKGKTTAALGLVLRASGYGWRILIIQFIKSGKGYSEFEAAGKLPGVEIRATGQGLIRPGADRTSHREAARQGWEMARDEVASGRWDLIVLDEINIAMRMGFVDPDEVAQLIKDKPPSLHLVLTGRDCPEKIMDLADMVTVMEARKHHADNGVAAQKGVEF, from the coding sequence ATGGCTGAGCGCAAGGGACTGGTGATGGTTAACACCGGCGACGGCAAGGGCAAGACCACCGCCGCCCTGGGGCTGGTTCTCAGGGCCTCGGGCTATGGTTGGCGCATCCTCATCATCCAGTTCATCAAGAGCGGCAAGGGCTACAGTGAGTTCGAGGCCGCGGGCAAGCTGCCCGGGGTGGAGATTCGCGCTACCGGCCAGGGGCTGATCCGGCCCGGCGCCGACCGCACCTCCCACCGCGAGGCGGCCCGCCAGGGCTGGGAGATGGCCCGCGACGAGGTGGCCTCCGGCCGCTGGGACCTGATCGTCCTGGACGAGATCAACATCGCCATGCGCATGGGTTTCGTGGACCCCGACGAGGTGGCCCAACTTATTAAGGACAAGCCGCCAAGTTTGCACCTGGTGCTCACCGGCCGCGACTGCCCGGAAAAGATCATGGACCTGGCCGACATGGTCACGGTCATGGAGGCCCGCAAACATCACGCCGACAATGGGGTGGCCGCCCAAAAGGGCGTGGAGTTCTAG
- a CDS encoding Crp/Fnr family transcriptional regulator — protein sequence MASISDLKQIYLLQNLDEQMLERLAPLAQGKQYEEKDVVFEQGQEADNFFMLLSGKVLLKVDISAAVTISLGAVKPGYSFGWSSLLGLDYTSQAACAEPCEVLVIRGSEFKEVLESDHTMGYRVMEGVVRILENRLKRRTEQFIKTLRKQMEIWDLF from the coding sequence ATGGCTTCGATCAGTGACCTGAAGCAAATCTATCTGCTGCAAAACCTGGATGAGCAGATGCTGGAGAGGCTGGCCCCCCTGGCCCAGGGCAAACAATACGAGGAAAAGGACGTCGTCTTCGAACAGGGCCAAGAGGCGGACAACTTCTTCATGCTCCTGAGCGGGAAGGTGTTGCTCAAGGTGGACATATCCGCAGCGGTGACCATCTCCCTGGGCGCGGTCAAGCCCGGCTATTCCTTTGGCTGGTCCTCCCTGTTGGGCCTGGACTACACCTCCCAGGCCGCCTGCGCCGAGCCCTGCGAGGTGCTGGTGATCCGGGGCAGCGAGTTCAAGGAGGTCTTGGAGAGCGACCACACCATGGGCTACCGGGTGATGGAGGGCGTGGTGCGTATCCTGGAGAACCGCCTGAAGCGGCGCACCGAGCAGTTCATCAAAACCCTGCGCAAGCAGATGGAAATCTGGGACCTGTTCTAG
- a CDS encoding Na(+)/H(+) antiporter subunit D has product MISGLPPALLFLAGAAVVPLLPQRFKQAFMLALPLFALYALYVTPLGTYWSFSFLDYQIVLMKLDRLSRVFAYIFLIISVIGLLFALKVEDDLQHSAALVYAGGALGVTLCGDWFSLYVYWEFMAVASTFLILARRTPQARRASLRYILVHLFGGLLLFAGIMLLLAGGGGIAIGALKLEGPAAWLIFLGIALNAAIPPLHPWLKDAYPEATPTGAVFLSAFTTKSAVYLMCRTFAGAEVLIWVGAIMTIFPIFYAVLENDIRRVLSYSLMNQVGYMMCGIGIGTTLAINGTVGHAFCHILYKALLFMAAGSVLTMTGRIRCTDLGGLYKTMPLTAVFCMVGSASISAFPLFSGFVSKSMIVSAAGLQHLTTIWFMLQFASVGVIDHAGIKVPYFTFFGHDSGVRASDPPWNMTWAMGIAAVFCLGLGVFPQPLYALLPFPVDYAPYTGAHVVGQLQLLLFGALAFVLLIYSGYYPAEIRAINLDFDWFYRKGGRAFYRLVDWGLNGVNAAGERWLVNGLTGSINRFARQAPAITAKLVLVPVWWLFRVRGWPLERRKRELERGFARGALPVGVGAMAALMMLLVLYLLA; this is encoded by the coding sequence ATGATTAGCGGCCTGCCTCCGGCGCTGTTGTTCTTGGCGGGTGCGGCCGTGGTGCCGCTGCTGCCCCAGCGCTTCAAGCAGGCCTTCATGCTGGCCCTGCCCCTGTTTGCCCTCTACGCCCTGTACGTCACCCCCCTGGGCACCTATTGGAGCTTCAGCTTCCTGGATTATCAGATCGTCTTGATGAAGCTGGACCGCCTGAGCCGTGTCTTTGCCTACATCTTCCTGATCATCTCGGTGATCGGCTTGCTCTTCGCCCTCAAGGTGGAGGACGACCTGCAGCACAGCGCGGCCCTGGTCTACGCGGGCGGCGCCTTGGGGGTCACCCTGTGCGGCGACTGGTTCAGCCTCTACGTGTACTGGGAGTTCATGGCCGTGGCCTCCACCTTCCTGATCCTGGCCCGGCGTACCCCCCAGGCCCGGCGGGCGTCCTTGCGCTACATCCTGGTGCATCTGTTCGGCGGCCTGCTGTTGTTCGCGGGCATCATGCTGCTGTTGGCCGGGGGAGGGGGCATCGCCATCGGGGCGCTGAAGCTGGAGGGCCCGGCGGCCTGGCTCATCTTCCTGGGCATCGCCCTGAACGCGGCCATCCCGCCCCTGCATCCCTGGCTCAAGGACGCCTACCCCGAGGCCACCCCCACCGGGGCGGTGTTCCTGAGCGCCTTCACCACCAAGAGCGCGGTGTACCTCATGTGCCGCACCTTTGCCGGGGCCGAGGTGCTCATCTGGGTGGGGGCGATCATGACCATCTTCCCCATCTTCTACGCGGTGCTGGAAAACGACATCCGCCGGGTGCTCTCCTACAGCCTCATGAACCAGGTGGGCTACATGATGTGCGGCATCGGCATCGGCACCACCCTGGCCATCAACGGCACGGTGGGCCACGCCTTTTGCCACATCCTCTACAAGGCCCTGTTGTTCATGGCCGCGGGCAGCGTGCTCACCATGACCGGGCGCATCCGCTGCACCGACCTGGGCGGCCTGTACAAGACCATGCCGCTGACCGCTGTGTTCTGCATGGTGGGCTCGGCCTCCATCAGCGCCTTCCCCCTGTTCAGCGGCTTTGTCTCCAAGTCCATGATCGTCAGCGCGGCGGGCCTGCAACACCTTACGACCATCTGGTTCATGCTGCAGTTCGCCTCGGTGGGAGTCATCGACCACGCGGGCATCAAGGTGCCTTACTTCACCTTCTTCGGCCACGACTCGGGGGTCCGGGCCAGCGACCCGCCTTGGAACATGACCTGGGCCATGGGCATCGCCGCCGTGTTCTGCCTGGGCCTCGGCGTCTTCCCCCAGCCGCTGTACGCCCTTTTGCCCTTCCCGGTGGACTACGCCCCCTACACCGGGGCCCACGTGGTGGGGCAACTGCAACTGCTACTGTTCGGGGCCCTGGCCTTCGTGCTGCTCATCTACTCCGGCTACTATCCGGCCGAGATCCGGGCCATCAACCTGGACTTCGACTGGTTCTACCGCAAGGGCGGCCGGGCCTTCTACCGCCTGGTGGATTGGGGGCTCAACGGGGTCAACGCGGCGGGCGAGCGCTGGCTGGTGAACGGCCTCACCGGCTCCATCAACCGCTTTGCCCGCCAGGCTCCGGCCATCACGGCTAAGCTGGTGCTGGTGCCGGTGTGGTGGCTGTTCAGGGTGCGGGGCTGGCCCCTGGAGCGGCGCAAGCGGGAGCTGGAGCGAGGCTTCGCTCGGGGGGCCCTACCGGTGGGGGTGGGCGCCATGGCCGCCTTGATGATGCTCTTGGTGCTTTACCTTTTGGCTTAA
- a CDS encoding monovalent cation/H+ antiporter subunit D family protein — translation MALTYSIVPLLAVLVSLAAVPLIILCRGRPNARETVTFAAAGIKLLLVASLLPAVLAGREVGLTLAPVLPGAPLALKVDAFGLLFALVSSSLWIVTSAYSIGYMRGLDEHSQTRYFCFFAVALSATIGVAFSANLFTMYLFYEMLSLATYPLVTHHQDPEARSSGRKYLLYIMGTSIGLALPAMIIAYQQAGTLAFAPTGFLAGKVSPMLAGVLLFMFVFGFAKAAVMPMHSWLPAAMVAPTPVSALLHAVAVVKVGAFSILRIITGVFGVDLLKGLDLGLAVAWVASFTIIVASLIALSQDGLKRRLAFSTIGQLSYIVLGLALLSPKGMIGGSLHIAMHAFGKITLFMCAGAIFVATGKKNVSQMSGIGRRMPWTMAAFLVGSLSVIGLPPTGGFISKWYLALGCLQAGSVALLVVLLVSSLLNAAYFLPVVYRAYFKPPAEEAWAAGRDEGPAAAWVPPLITAACSLVLFFYPQPFLRLAQMAVARLFGG, via the coding sequence GTGGCGCTTACTTACTCCATCGTGCCGCTGCTGGCGGTACTGGTTTCCCTGGCGGCGGTGCCGCTCATCATCCTGTGCCGGGGCCGCCCCAACGCCCGCGAGACGGTGACCTTCGCCGCCGCCGGGATCAAGCTGCTTCTGGTGGCCTCGCTGTTGCCCGCCGTGCTGGCGGGCCGGGAGGTGGGCCTCACCCTGGCCCCGGTGTTGCCCGGCGCGCCCCTGGCCCTCAAGGTGGACGCCTTCGGCCTGCTATTCGCCCTGGTCTCCTCCAGCCTGTGGATCGTGACCAGCGCCTATTCCATCGGCTACATGCGCGGCCTGGACGAGCACTCCCAGACCCGCTACTTCTGCTTTTTCGCGGTGGCCCTGTCGGCCACCATCGGGGTGGCCTTCAGCGCCAACCTGTTCACCATGTACCTGTTCTACGAGATGCTCTCCCTGGCCACCTATCCCCTGGTGACCCACCACCAGGACCCCGAGGCCCGCTCCTCGGGGCGCAAGTACCTGTTGTACATCATGGGCACCTCCATCGGCCTGGCCCTGCCGGCCATGATCATCGCCTACCAGCAGGCGGGCACCCTGGCCTTCGCGCCCACCGGCTTCTTGGCCGGCAAGGTGAGCCCAATGCTGGCCGGGGTTCTGTTGTTCATGTTCGTGTTCGGATTTGCCAAGGCGGCGGTGATGCCAATGCACTCCTGGCTGCCCGCCGCCATGGTGGCCCCCACTCCGGTCAGCGCCCTGCTGCACGCCGTGGCCGTGGTCAAGGTGGGGGCCTTCTCCATCCTGCGGATCATCACCGGCGTCTTCGGGGTGGACCTGCTAAAGGGCCTGGACCTGGGCCTGGCCGTGGCCTGGGTGGCCTCCTTCACCATCATCGTGGCCTCCTTGATCGCCCTGAGCCAGGACGGGCTCAAGCGCCGCCTAGCCTTTTCCACCATCGGCCAGCTCAGCTACATCGTGCTGGGCCTGGCCCTGCTCTCGCCCAAGGGCATGATCGGCGGCAGCCTGCACATCGCCATGCACGCCTTTGGCAAGATCACTCTGTTCATGTGCGCCGGGGCCATCTTCGTGGCCACCGGCAAGAAGAACGTCAGCCAGATGAGCGGCATCGGCAGGCGCATGCCCTGGACCATGGCCGCCTTTTTGGTGGGCAGCCTCAGCGTCATCGGCCTGCCCCCCACCGGCGGATTCATCAGCAAGTGGTACCTGGCCCTGGGCTGCTTGCAGGCCGGCTCGGTGGCCCTGCTGGTGGTGCTGTTGGTCAGCTCGCTTTTGAACGCGGCCTACTTTCTGCCCGTCGTGTACCGCGCCTATTTCAAGCCCCCGGCCGAGGAGGCCTGGGCGGCGGGACGCGACGAGGGCCCTGCCGCGGCCTGGGTTCCGCCGCTGATCACCGCGGCCTGTTCCCTGGTGCTGTTCTTCTATCCCCAACCCTTCCTGCGCCTGGCCCAGATGGCCGTGGCCCGCCTGTTCGGAGGATGA
- a CDS encoding complex I subunit 5 family protein: MSEQFPALVVIGPLLAALMVSVAGWLRPRLCLPLALLGLGIAAAASTGLLAQVLAHGPISYRLGGWPPPWGIVYHLDNLNAVVAALVSWVALVNLVAAHRAVLTDYPDKIGPFYTLYVLAVTGMLGMVVTGDAFNLYVLLEITSLTGYALIGLGGGRAPLASLNYLFLGTIGASFYLLGVGYLYIVTGSLNMADLARLLAPLHGSLALTAAFAITLVGLWMKMAFFPLHAWLPNAYGFAPSPAASLLAPLMTKVMVYVMIRVMISVFTVEFILREVLLSQFVVWLAVAAMVGGALMALGQRDLKRMLAYIVVAEVGYMVGGAWLGNRLAMTGAILHIINDAVMTFCVFLAAGCIFQKRRGTAFEDLQGLFKKMPWTMAALAAGALAVIGVPPTCGFFSKWYLIRGGLEAGHWGFVAGLIFSSLVNVVLFFRVFEIAFFEPLDHGHGHGETGGAVALTEAPLSMLLPLMAAALGLLALGLATGPLVERVILPIIPAGLG; the protein is encoded by the coding sequence ATGAGCGAGCAATTCCCAGCCCTGGTGGTGATCGGCCCTTTGCTGGCCGCGCTCATGGTCAGCGTGGCCGGGTGGCTGCGCCCCCGCCTGTGCCTGCCCCTGGCCCTGCTGGGCCTGGGCATCGCCGCCGCCGCTTCCACCGGCCTGCTGGCCCAGGTGTTGGCCCACGGCCCGATCAGCTACCGCCTGGGCGGCTGGCCCCCGCCCTGGGGCATCGTCTACCACCTGGACAACCTCAACGCGGTGGTGGCCGCCCTGGTCTCCTGGGTGGCCCTGGTCAACCTGGTGGCCGCCCACCGGGCGGTGCTCACCGACTACCCCGACAAGATCGGCCCCTTTTACACCCTCTACGTCCTGGCGGTCACCGGCATGCTGGGCATGGTGGTCACCGGCGACGCCTTCAACCTCTACGTGCTCTTGGAAATCACCTCGCTCACCGGCTATGCCCTTATCGGCCTGGGGGGAGGGCGGGCCCCCTTGGCCAGCCTGAACTACCTGTTCCTGGGCACCATCGGGGCCAGCTTCTACCTGCTGGGGGTGGGCTACCTCTACATCGTCACCGGCAGCCTGAACATGGCCGACCTGGCCCGGCTTCTGGCCCCCCTGCACGGCTCCCTGGCCCTCACCGCCGCCTTTGCCATCACTCTGGTGGGGCTGTGGATGAAGATGGCCTTTTTCCCCCTGCACGCCTGGCTGCCCAACGCCTACGGCTTCGCCCCCTCCCCGGCGGCCAGCCTCTTGGCCCCCTTGATGACCAAGGTGATGGTCTACGTGATGATCCGGGTGATGATCTCGGTGTTCACCGTGGAGTTCATCCTGCGCGAGGTTTTGCTCAGCCAGTTCGTGGTGTGGCTGGCCGTGGCGGCCATGGTGGGCGGGGCGCTCATGGCCCTGGGCCAGCGCGACCTCAAGCGCATGCTGGCCTACATCGTGGTGGCCGAGGTGGGCTACATGGTGGGCGGGGCCTGGCTGGGCAACCGCCTGGCCATGACCGGGGCCATATTGCACATCATCAACGACGCGGTGATGACCTTCTGCGTGTTCTTGGCCGCCGGTTGCATCTTTCAGAAACGGCGGGGCACCGCCTTCGAGGACCTGCAGGGGCTGTTCAAGAAGATGCCCTGGACCATGGCAGCCCTGGCCGCCGGGGCCCTGGCCGTCATCGGGGTGCCCCCCACCTGCGGCTTTTTCTCCAAGTGGTACCTCATCCGGGGCGGTCTGGAGGCGGGGCACTGGGGTTTCGTGGCGGGGCTCATTTTCTCCAGCCTGGTCAACGTGGTGCTCTTCTTCCGCGTGTTCGAGATCGCCTTTTTCGAACCTTTGGACCACGGCCACGGGCACGGGGAGACGGGCGGAGCCGTGGCCCTGACCGAGGCGCCCTTGTCCATGCTGCTGCCGCTGATGGCCGCCGCCCTGGGTCTTCTGGCCCTGGGCCTGGCCACCGGGCCCCTGGTGGAGCGGGTGATCCTGCCCATCATCCCTGCGGGGCTGGGGTAG
- a CDS encoding cation:proton antiporter subunit C, with protein sequence MEHYIPLFLTKYNYWVYTTLMMIGLWAMIAKNNLVKKIVGMNIFQTAIILFYVSIGAKYGATIPIIEHGAGHGAEAAIRAADYINPLPHVLMLTAIVVSVATLGVALALVINIHRRHHTLEEDEILEQLREP encoded by the coding sequence ATGGAACATTACATTCCCCTGTTTCTCACCAAGTACAACTACTGGGTCTACACCACCCTGATGATGATCGGCCTATGGGCCATGATCGCCAAGAACAACCTGGTCAAGAAGATCGTGGGCATGAACATCTTCCAGACCGCCATCATCCTGTTCTACGTGTCCATCGGGGCCAAGTACGGGGCCACCATCCCCATCATCGAGCACGGCGCTGGCCACGGGGCCGAGGCAGCGATACGGGCGGCGGACTACATCAACCCGCTGCCCCACGTGTTGATGCTCACCGCCATCGTGGTCTCGGTGGCCACCCTGGGGGTGGCCCTGGCCCTGGTCATCAACATCCACCGCCGCCACCACACCCTGGAAGAAGACGAGATTCTGGAGCAGCTAAGGGAGCCATGA
- a CDS encoding Na(+)/H(+) antiporter subunit B → MKALALAIVVLVGGLLISATVDFPDWGDPASPAALHVSPRYIEKSLEETSVPNVVTSVLADYRGFDTMFETTVVFTAGVACFLLLRRREPRPEPTRVYRHQATGVIVEMSQPPESEPAPEVFQRIDDDWTPHDLIVMNVCRLLIPFIQLFGLYVIAHGHHSPGGGFQGGVILGASVILIALSWDLRTAEMRLHEVTTGLMSAIGVFIYAGVGALALALGGNFLDYAALAPLLRVDPIAARSLGIFFVEVGVGLAVMATMVFIYKNLASEGRLDQGL, encoded by the coding sequence TTGAAGGCACTGGCCCTGGCCATAGTGGTTCTGGTGGGGGGGCTGTTGATCTCGGCCACCGTGGACTTTCCCGATTGGGGTGATCCCGCCTCCCCGGCGGCCCTGCACGTATCCCCTCGCTACATCGAAAAGAGCCTGGAGGAGACCTCGGTGCCCAACGTGGTCACCTCGGTGCTGGCCGACTACCGGGGCTTTGACACCATGTTCGAGACCACGGTGGTGTTCACCGCCGGGGTGGCCTGCTTCCTGCTGCTGCGGCGGCGCGAGCCCCGCCCGGAGCCCACGCGGGTCTACCGCCACCAGGCCACCGGGGTGATCGTGGAGATGAGCCAGCCTCCGGAGAGCGAGCCCGCCCCCGAGGTTTTCCAGCGCATCGACGACGACTGGACCCCCCACGACCTGATCGTGATGAACGTGTGCCGTTTGCTCATCCCCTTTATCCAGCTTTTCGGCCTCTACGTCATCGCCCATGGCCACCACAGCCCCGGCGGCGGCTTCCAGGGCGGGGTGATCCTGGGGGCCAGCGTCATCCTCATCGCCCTGTCCTGGGACCTGCGCACCGCGGAAATGCGCCTGCACGAGGTGACCACCGGCCTGATGAGCGCCATCGGGGTGTTCATCTACGCCGGGGTGGGGGCCCTGGCCCTGGCTCTGGGTGGCAACTTTCTGGACTACGCCGCCCTGGCCCCCCTGCTAAGGGTGGACCCCATAGCCGCCCGCAGCCTGGGCATCTTCTTCGTGGAGGTGGGGGTGGGCCTGGCGGTTATGGCCACCATGGTGTTTATCTACAAAAACCTGGCCTCCGAGGGCCGCCTGGACCAGGGGCTGTAG
- a CDS encoding hydrogenase subunit MbhD domain-containing protein, whose protein sequence is MIWQIDLAVLILVVVCAVGALAVKDLMSAAILFGAYSFLMCILWAVMGAVDVAFTEASVGAGVSTVFFVAAVFRTSRRSKD, encoded by the coding sequence ATGATCTGGCAGATCGACTTGGCCGTGTTGATCCTGGTGGTGGTGTGCGCGGTGGGGGCCCTGGCGGTCAAGGATCTCATGAGCGCGGCCATCCTCTTCGGGGCTTACAGCTTTTTGATGTGCATCCTCTGGGCGGTGATGGGCGCGGTGGACGTTGCCTTCACCGAGGCCTCGGTGGGGGCGGGGGTGAGCACCGTGTTTTTCGTGGCCGCGGTATTTCGCACCAGCCGAAGGAGCAAGGATTGA
- the mnhG gene encoding monovalent cation/H(+) antiporter subunit G has translation MNLVVAILLGAGLVFFAGGAVGILRFPDFYSRLHPAGKMDTLGSFLMLGALALYHLYPFNLDDVLVAIKIALIVVFYFLASPTATHAIVDAGIRAGQAAWQKPKAGAGS, from the coding sequence ATGAACCTGGTGGTGGCCATACTCCTGGGTGCGGGGCTGGTGTTCTTCGCCGGCGGCGCGGTGGGCATCCTGCGCTTCCCAGACTTTTACTCCCGCCTGCACCCGGCGGGCAAGATGGACACCCTGGGCAGCTTCCTGATGCTGGGGGCCCTGGCCCTGTATCACCTTTACCCCTTCAACCTGGACGACGTTTTGGTGGCCATCAAGATCGCCCTGATCGTGGTGTTCTATTTCCTGGCCAGCCCCACCGCCACCCACGCCATCGTGGACGCGGGCATCCGGGCGGGGCAGGCGGCCTGGCAAAAGCCCAAGGCGGGGGCGGGATCATGA
- a CDS encoding monovalent cation/H+ antiporter complex subunit F — MDKVFLYAGLILCLIMVLSLWRAVLGPSVLDRLIGVNAVGSKTTVLLVLVGLLFHRVDMFVDIALAYALLNFVAVLAASRYFQKRGGLGR; from the coding sequence ATGGACAAGGTCTTTCTCTATGCCGGTTTGATCCTGTGCCTAATCATGGTGCTCTCGCTCTGGCGGGCGGTGCTGGGGCCCAGCGTCTTGGACCGGCTTATCGGGGTCAACGCCGTGGGCAGCAAGACCACGGTGCTTTTGGTGCTGGTGGGGCTGTTGTTCCACCGGGTGGACATGTTCGTGGACATCGCCCTGGCCTATGCCCTGTTGAACTTCGTGGCCGTGTTGGCCGCGTCGCGCTATTTCCAGAAGCGCGGCGGCCTGGGGCGCTGA